A region of the Canis lupus dingo isolate Sandy chromosome 8, ASM325472v2, whole genome shotgun sequence genome:
CTGGTTGAAGAGCCTTTGGTCATACTGAACTTCATTGGACGTCCGCGGATTGGGCACACCAAGAGCAATGACTTCACTGATATCtcgattttcatttctctgtagtTTTGACCTGTTTCAAAATACAATATCACTAACTGAAAACTCTTCACAGACAAGCCGAATTTCAATTTAAATACAACCAATCTTAGAAGCAAAGTTAATGAATATGTCCTGTTCATATCTTGTGAACATATATTCCTTGATAATGCATAATCAGGCTGGTAGTCCTTACAGCATCTCAGAGACAGAATTATTAGAAGAGGTGGGGTTTTACAATCAGGCCTTCCTGTTAGCTGAAAAGAACTGTCAAGAGACTCACTCTTGACATGAAGTTTTTAATATAAGCAATCACCTTACAGAAAGAGCATGCTGAGATATGAAATTGCTACGGTCTGTATTTGCTATTACATGATGGTTGCGGGGGGAGGGAATGGATGCAAATTAGACGTATATGAATCACTTTCAATAAGCCAAATTCTGTTCTTTACCTAAACCACATTTAGTAATTTTACCCTATTAGAATTTTGAGGAAAACATGTCAATGACTGAATTACTCAGTATGATTTTCAATATTCAGATTATCTTAATTCCCCTGCTGTTTCAGTATGTATGCAATCTACATCGCAGTGAAACCATGGTAACTGTCATCATTTATTTTACCAGAAACCCaggtcttaaaatattttctatagacGACCAGATTTTCATCCAATCACAAATTTACAGCTTTTCTACATTATCAATTCTCATAACCACTTTACTAGTTTTAAGGGCCCAATTTATCTACAGAGCCATTTTGACTTTTACAGCTTAGGAATTTCAGACCATTAGTATCTTTAATTGTGCACTTTCACATTTCATTCCTCTCTCTTCTACACTGCACATTTACCTACAATTCTAAATTCAGATTTTCTGCTTCTCCATGGTTTCACTTATCCAGGGAGATGAGTTATGCCATTAAAAAACAATACTGGCAGGAATCTTCTTTTTCAATGTTTAAGACATAACTTGAAAAAATGGATTGTATCAGCCACCAAagtgatgagaaagaaaatgttttatatttgcatttaacaCTCACTCAGAATTCAGCGCTCAGCCTTTGGTGAAGCATAAACTTTACCAATCCCTACTTTAGTGTGAGTCCCCAtacatgtattttgtttgttcCAAGCAGGCCTGTACTTATTAGCAGTGCTTTGTTaatattctcaaataattttataagctTTGTCTTTCTGAATTTTAAGAGAACTACTTATGAGAAGAGGCCAATTCTCACTTCTCACAAAACCTGCTCTCCTCCTCCACTGTACTTGGGACAGCCCTCTGCATATAAGAGGATCTCAATGCAGGTACAGAAGCTTCTTCCCTGTCTAGAGGAATACGCACATAATCAGTTTGTCCTACCACTTGAAATAGGAAAGAACAGACCAGAACAAGCCTACCTACTGCCTTCTTTTCATAAACAAGATCTGAATTCCCTTTTCTATATTCCTATCATTCGCAATCTAGCTGACTCTACAAGGTGATGAGAAAGGATTTCTTCCAGGGAGTTAATTCTTCtgctaagaaaaaataagtagtttAGTGTAGGAAAGTAAGTGCTGATTTAGTAGATTATCAAAttaagagaggaaagggagagaagcaaaaCTGGTCCCAGTGGACTAAACCTCTTCTCAAAAGGATTCACAGAGCCACTCCTCACAATTTGTATTTATCTCAAATAGCACCTACCGCTTATCAGGAGCTGCCCTGGAAAGATTCCGGTCGTGTTGTCTCTCTTTTCGCCTGTCATGCCGGATTTCATCCCTCTCACGTGCCTCCCCATCCTCTGTGTAAACAGAGTTGAAAATTCCTCATCACTATATTACGCATTAatatttagaatgaaaatattctttaaccATGACCGATAATTCCATAAATTTCTTTATAGTCACATTCAGCCCTTTTAACTCACTTGCAATTAACTTAAATCCAACAGTATTggtttaatttttgaatatgaaTTCCAGAATCATGCATGCAGCTCAAATGTTTAGAGGTAAAGTATACTGATGACTTTGACTTTGCAATGCATCAAAACTGTAAGGTGGATAGAGAGATTAGCAGATaggtgataaaataaatttaacaatgtcaattgtttttttgtttttttaagattttatttattcatgacagagagaaagagagaggcagaggcacaggcagagggagaaacaggctccatgcagggagtccgatgtgggactcatcctgggactccaggatcacaccctgggctgaaggtagatgcccaactgctgagctactcaggcatccctagcaATGTCAATtgttaaaagaaaagttaatctAGGTGGTGGAATCTAGTAGAATCTGGGTGGTGGTGGAGATAGAAAGGTGTTCCTTGtataattttttcaactttttggtGTGTAATGGTCAtattaaaatttcaggaaaaaattgtGTGTAAATTTACCCTTATATTTTCAAAGACCAAATGAATAAAGAACCTTTTGCTGGTGGTACACAGGGACTGGTTACATCTTGATCTCTACCTATTGTGTTTATGtctatcttcattttctcttctctctccaatCTGAAGGGACACAGCTTTGGAGCCAGCttgtctggattcaaatcctgttCCTATGACAgattagccatgtgaccttgtgCAGGTTACCCAACCACTCTGAGCCTTAGTCTCCTCTGAAAAACTGACAATCCTAGAACCACTGTGAGGGGTTACTAGAGGGATTACATAAGGcaatacatgtaaagtgctcaGAGTGATGTCTTTCataataagtactcaataaacattagttctTTTTACTATCTGGCAacacatttttcagaattttaccTAATTCCTCAAGAGccattctgtatttttgtttttttttttttcttaccagtgTAGAGACTAAGATATAGGGAAATCTTACTTCTAATTACCATCAGTGGCTAAGTGTATGTACAATAGGCAGGTTTTTATAACTTGCCTCATTAAGTCATTTATGTATGATTCAAGGATATGGATCACTACTTCTAATCCTGGTTACCTCCCTATAGCTGAACTCTGGACTCCTCTAACCAAATGCCTACTTGATACCTCCACCTTAAACCTAACTAAACTCCTAATCTTTTCCTCCCAAACTGCTTCCCCTGCAATCTTCCCACTATTAGTAAATAGCAACTTAATGCCTCCTAATTGCTCATGTCAAAAGTCCtggagttaaaaaagaaagttctggagtcatccttgactcttttttttcatACCTCTACCTAATCCATAAGCAAATTTTGTCAGCTCTCCCTGCAAAATACATCTGTATTTGGCAGTGTTTTCCCTGCCTCTCTTATTATCATCTCTCATCTGGATTACTGCACTAGCCCTCCAAATGACTTCCCTACTCCCCCACATGCCCACTTCACAGCCTGCTCATGTATGGTAGATCATGTTGTTCTGCTTAACTCTTCAACTTCTTCCCttgttatttgaaataaaagcCACCTCCTTAAATGGCTAAAAGACCACACATGATCTGGCTACTACCTTTCCTATTTACTCTATTTTGATACCTTGTCTCCTACTACTTAGCTTTCTTGCTCCAATCTGGCTGTACTGGCCTCCCTGCTTTTCCTTTAACATACCAAGAGTACTCCCAACTCAGGGCccttgcacttgctgttccttctaTCTGGGATGCTCTTCAAAACCCTAGATATCTATAAGGCTCAATTCCTTACTTCAATTTTTGTGCTAATGTTACCATCTCAGAAGTAAGGTTCATCTTGACCCTCTCCTGGCACTTTTGtccctttttcttgttttatttgtctCCATAGCAATTATTactatactattattattaatcatctaGTAATGATAATTAACTTTTTTGGTCTCTCTACACTCACTAGAATGTTTATTGCCATACCTCCAACAACAGAAATCCTTATGTCTAGAAGAGAACCTTGGGCAgttccggtggctcagcggtttagcgccacctttggcccagggcctgatcctggagacctgggatcgagtcccatgtcgggcaccctgcatggagcctgcttctccttctgcctgtgtctctgcctccctccctccctccctccctctctctctctctctctccccctctatggagcctacttcttcctctgcctgtgtctctgcctctctctctgtctctcatgaataaataaataaataaataaaatcttaaaaaaaaaaaaaaagagaaccttatatatagtaggtgctcaatatgaGTTGAATGAATAATTGTACTAGTCTAggatttattaatgaaaaaaaaaaaacaaccctcacAGTTTTCTTGAATTAGAATTACTCTTTTAAATGAATTACTAAAGTAGTGTAGACCACTAAATAAAGCCAGAGGAAAAATACTAGCAGATTTAATGATTATAGGTGTATTAgcctataaaatagaaaaactggaTTATTTTACTATGTGGGGGAGCTGAATTATTCAGTTGGGGatctcaattttctattttttttaaaagattttatttattttactcatgagagagacacacacagaaagagagagagagagaaagagagagagagagagagagagagagagagagagagagagacacaggcagagggagaagcaggcttcatgcccgagggagcccaatgcgggattcaatccagggtctccaggaccaggctctgggctgaaggtggcgctaaaccactgagccacctgggctgcccctcaattttctaagttttaagaaaattaaaatgagagacaAATCAAGCCCATCAtttgaatgtgatttttaaatctattattaCTCTGAACCTTAAAAACGTCTAGTGTAGTCCCATACTTCCTTAAACATATAGTCTTTATTTTCTACTACTACAGCTCATTAATAGaagttattctttcatttttatgttatttgtaaaacattggcattttctttttctttttaaaagattatatttatttattcatgagagacacaagagaggcagaggcccagacagagggggaagcagactccatgcagggagccccatgtgggacttgattccgggactccaggatcatgccctgagctgaaggcagacacctaaccgctgagccaccaggcatcccaaagactttttaaaaaaatattttatttatttattcatgagagacacagagacagaggcagagatataggtagagggagaagcaggctccctgcagggagcctgatgcaggactcgattccaggatcttAGAAACCTCTACGTTTTCTTTATAGGTGTGTATTAATTTTATGTGCAGTAAAAACAACAGCGATTCTCTAAAATGAGGTATGTATTGTTTACAATGTAAATTCAACTTAGTAAAGAGAATGTCATACCTTTTTCCACATGAGTTTTAATCCCAGCTCTTCTCTCTCTAGCTTTCTGGGCCATTTCTCTAAGTTTCTCttcatgtttctccttttctttttgtgccATCTTTCTCTCTACTTGAGCACGCATTTCTACAGCTTCACGAGCCTGTTAGTAAGATTGAATGTTAAATAAGACACGACTAGGGGTAAGTTACAGCTATCATCCAACACTGTAACTAAAGTCTGGCTTGAAAAAGAAGTTATAAAGAATTTAGATTTGTTATTGCTGATTAAAACAAAGATTCTTGTCCACTAAAGAAACCTTGCCTGGAATACAATGCAAACTTAGATTTtcactctggaaaatattttagtgGCTGAAAGTATAGGACCCCAATCAATCTTATAAATCACTGTTTCACTAGTGCTTTCTCAGAAacaacccaaaatataaaaagattccAGTAAAGAAATTTTCAATATCAGTAACATAGCATGTGTTCAAAATCAAGCAAGTCTATTCAAGATAAAGCCTTAgcaagaaatgatttttataagGGTTCTTGCTATGATACAGGAGATATACTTCTCTATGCTTTAGATGCATGCCATAATGTATGTGAACTTCTAAGTCAGACATTAATAGTATTAATGCCATAATATTAAAAGACAACCAATATTATAACTATCATTTTCTATAGCATTCAAATATCAAAATGTTTATTTGCCCTTCTATGCTACCAACCTTTTGGGAGgcatctatatttaaaataaataaatcatgaaatcTAAAAACAGCAGTCGGCAATCTCCTTCAAAATGAGATCGGCCTAGCAAACCATCGTTCTAGAATGTGGAAGCTGGACTGCCAGTGGTAGGGTATGTGTGTAAGTCTACAAAGGCTAGACCAGGTATAGAACTGTAAATAGCACCTGCCACCTCTGGCACACATGCTGCAGGTGAGAGCCTCTCTGGGTACTGAGTACTGTAGCATAAATGGCAGTATCTTaggtaaatcaaaccatcatgctataTGGCTTAAAATTTACAGTGATATGTCAATTAAACTGGAATGAACAAACAATATCTTAGGTAACCAAAAATGGATTTACAAATTATCAAGAGCATTAAACCATTTAATTGTAACAGACCAACCTTCCGATCAGCAATATAGAGGGCTTCGGCCAGCTTAGCAAAATTCTCATTGATGTGAACTGTCTGCAGGCCTCTTCCATCAGCAGCCAGACGTTTGTCTAATGGAATTGTATACCCCTGTGTGACAGCAGGCAGAAAATACCAGTCATAAAAGAGCAgcaatatattctttaaaaacagatttaaatgtCCATTTTGACCACCACTgaactgaagttttttttcttatatcttttttcACAGTTATataacagcagcagcagctaacATGGAGGGCTTCCTATGGAGGCCAATTTAAAAGCACTTCACACTGTAGTCCCATTTCACCTTCATTGTGACTCTGGAAGGCTGATTAACACTGTGTTTCCGTTTCACAGATGCTGCTACTGAGGTAGGGAGCTTAGATAATGTCCCCAAGGGCACACAGTTAATAACAGATGAGCTAAAATTTAAACTTGGGTAGTGTGACGTTAGAGCCCAAGCTCTGAGCAAAATATTTTCGTGTTAATAATGAgttataataaaaggaaatcacTAGCAAATAGCTAGATAGCTGTTTTTCAAGTAATTTAACAGTCATATAAAAGTGAAACAAGACACTAAGAGTACATAGAGGTAGTTTAATGTGCACTGTTTCAACTGAAATTTTGCATCCTATTTTCAATAACTCAAGGAATATGCTTGAACATCCAGGACATTTCAGGCTTagctttatttttccagatttttgaCTACATTCCCAAATGTTGACCTCTTGTCCATAGTCTTTATTCCCAATAAATGGGAGTGTTACAGAATCAGCTCAAGATATCACATAATTATATATAGGTTAATCAACCCAAACTGGATCATCcaataatctttttgttttggtatGAGTACGTAACttcctttaagaaataatttatatttaatctaCAAATTAAAGTAGTCttcttcaccaaaaaaaaaatagaattacgaAACATGAtttggaggaaaaaggaaatagtgattagaaaatatatgtttcatgggtgcctgggtggttcagtcagttaagtgtcttttggttttggctcaggtcacgatcccaaggtcctgggattgagccctgaggtgggctccatgctcagtgcagtctgcttgtcccatTCCCTTTGTTCCTCCTCTCCCTTGAGGATGCACGTGcgttatttcaaataaataaataaataagtaaataaataaataaaatcttaaaaaaaaaggaaaagaaaatatattttacattgttttgcaGATTCTTTATGACACCCGGAAGCATTGATGCTTAGAGATCGATCgatcgatctatctatctatctatctatctatctaggaTTTAAATAGTTCACGCATATtgttataaacagaaaaaaatgtttaaaaattaaaagactgaatATATCCAAACATTTACTCTGTTTTGTCATATTATCATTTATactgttttctttcagaaatagtTTTAGATAtcaatttctaaattttctaaagaaTACTATCATTCATTGATATGTTGTTActctattctattccttttctaTATGCTTCTTTTCTATAGTATTCATGTGACTGGCATACTAGGCTTCTAttacattgaaaaaaagaaagtcacgtAAGTTGGGTGTTCCTTTTTGAAAAACATTCAGTTAAGTGAGATGCTCAGGATTAGTGAAAGTTTCTGAGGCTGAAGCTCTTTCCTGTTTTCCAGTAGGTTCTAATAGTAGGAGACTGATTTTATGACAACTTAATTACCTTTGCATTTTTCCAGTTTGAAATACAAGGAGGAATCTTCCATTCTTGTTGCTCCTTCACAGTCATCTGAGTAgacaaaagaatggaagaagagacACTTTTAGATTTGCAGTCCATCTAAAAACCATGTGCAATCTTTCCCTTCAAAGACAATTCAACAGACATTGACATATGAATAGATTTAGTCAAAGGCCAAAATTCCATTTGTTTGGTAGCTCTATATACTATGTTCCCATACCatggtttttataaatttaatttaaaaaacggAAAATAATCTAGAAGTCATTTTTGATACTTATAAATGCTAAttagtatttttctgtatttaaagtgACATGAggggagccagggtggctcagtcagttaaatgtctgattcttggttttggttcaggtcacaatctcagggtcatgggacagAGCCCaatttgggctctgtgctagcggggagtctgcttgggattctctctctctctgcccctccccccatttactctccaaaataaatagataaatctttaaaaaaaataaagaattgatctattaaaaaacaaagtgataaAACTTCTTTGAAGTGAAAAGTTGTTCTTTAAGTTGGATAATAAATCATACCTAAAAAATGTCATTCAGATTATCAGGGGCCTATTAGTCCTAGGTATTCAATTCCTATAACTATTGATAATATCTTGCTTGTCAAAGAGCAGACCCTGTTCATTCCATTAAGAGCAGGGGTCAGGCTAATAGCAAGAAAActaatagctaacattttatatacattctcATAAGCACTCTGGAACTACACATTATAGTCCTGAGTGGGTCCCTATTtgagcttaaaaaacaaattaaaaaatagttaagtgTAGTAAAATGTACCTGTATATGCATCTAGGCTTTGTTctgtgtgaggttttttttttaataaaattagtaacTATGATAAAAAAAGATTAGCTAGACTACAGCAAAAACTACCTTTCGGCTAGGAGAATGCATGACAGGTGCAGGAGGAGAAGGTGGTCCTCGGGGAATTTTCTTATTAATCCTGAAGGATAAATCAAAGCACAACCAGagtgttatacatttttttccattttggttaATTTGTCTCAAatctcttcttcccatttttgtaaagcttcaaacatatacaaaaacagAGTGTATAATGAATGCTCATCTATCACACATCACTCAGCTTCCACAACCGTTAAAACACAGCCAACCTTGTCACCATCACTACCCACCTCACCTCCACAATATCATTATCATTTCATAGagtaatgtgcttttttttttttttttttttgttatagtgaaaaaatttagatttatagccagctggactcagtttagatgatcccaattttgctggcaacatccaaagcatcatagtcaggagccagtcaaACATATGCTTTGTTCCCctatcaggcctgatcaaggtgttgatcCTGGCCACATCAATGTCGTAGAGCTTCTTCACAGTCTGTTTGATCTGGTTCTTGTTGGCCTTGACATCTAtgatgaacacaagtgtgttgttgtcttctattttcttcatggctgactcggTAGTTGGGGAACCTGATGATGGCATAgggatcaagcttgtttctccttaGAGTGCTCTTTCAAAAATACTGGGCTGCCTTCAGAGACGTAGGGTCTTGGCTCATCAGAATGCAGCTGAaatgcagatctttttttttgtgactgtggaTGCTTTTCAGCACTGCTTTCTGTGGCCTGTCACtacagattagtttgcattttctagtttttataatTGGAGTCATACAGAATGTActtgtttttgtctggtttcttttactcagcataataattttgagatttatccatgttatttcatgtattaaaagtttattttttattaagttactgtcaattaatattgttttaattgttttaatatcAATATTATTCCATGTATAGATGTCCCACAATTTACTTATCCACTAACTTACTGATGGACATTGGagatatttttctcctctaatatcttttttaagaatAGTGCTTTATTCTCATGGAGCCATCTACTTACTTGAATCTTGGAGGCTCCATTGGATCTTTCTGCATTTCTACCATCCGAATAACTCTCTGTTTAGCTCCAGAGTTGAAAGCCACTCCTTGCTGAGATGGTGTGTATCTGAAGAATGCAAATGAAACCAAAGGTATGACTAGTTCAAACtcaataggtatttttttctgttataattCTAAGCTAGACTATACTGTCAATTCTTTTCATAAAGTATTaatagaaaatttacaaaatatttagacAGAGCAGGTAGCAATGGAGATAAGAGAACTAACAGCAATTATGAGTTATAAGCAAAATGTGAACTAGAGTCATATTAGCTTGCAAATAATCCATCCCCCTTCGTTTTCTACCATGGAAGGCATGGTGTTCAATTCCACAGATAAGAGGTCTAAGAAATGGTACTTATTGTGTAAGTTTGCATTTACAGAAGAAACGCCCCAGAATATTCTCAGCACATAGCTTAGAAATTAGTAGTTCTTGACTAATCATAGgttgtaaaacagaaaaaaaataacagtagcAGCCCTAAAACTCTGAATTTTCCTGTAATACCTACATGTGAATCATCTCTTTATACAAGATTTTAGTTGAATGAAATACCTCAAAATTTAGATTATAAAGATGGCTATTATATTAATGATATTAATACACTGATATTGTTATTATACTGTTATTACATAtaactatttaataaattatgacaTAACCAATATACCATTTATACCACTatgtaaatattatgtaaatatacattatataaaacctattataaaaaaataaaaataaaaaaataaaaaaacaaaaaaataaaacctattataAATGGGAAACTGTAAGTAGTATTTGTGGTTTGGATCATATGCTGTAATTGTTAATTtctacaaacaaaaaatatgttttgaaaatagcATAATAGCTAATATCTTCTAAGTGATAAAGATTTTTCTGCTTTCAATAGTCTGCACAGAGTCAACAGGCTTCACCTCATTATTCAAAAAATTGCATTTCCAATTGTGACTAAGAGGATAGTGAAAGAATATCAAGACTCTCAACACCAATCAAGTCCTACATGAAACAGACTTCCAGGCAAGATCATACCGAATATACTGAGCAGGAGCCAGTTTATCAGCAGCTCGAACTGGCATGGCTGCAGCAACCTTCTGTGATACAGATTTTTCTAAGGCTACTCTTGTCTTTTCTGTTATCTGAAATAAGAAATACCACATTGAGTGGTCTGCAAGttaatacatatgtaaaaagtcatctaaaataattatatatctttCAATGCCTTGTTACCTCTTTAATGGCTTCTTCATCAGGTCTTTGCAGATCTGGATCATCTGCATTCATGACTTCCTTGGGAACCAGGTCAGTATACTTGCTATAAATGACCTAAAATGTTCAAACAGAAGCAGGctcaagaaaagcagaaaatgaaaagaagcaaCCTCATTAAGTCATTTCAGAAGTCAGCACACTTACAAATTTGGGAcacagatttttgtcttttagattttaAAACCAAGGaagcttaaaatatatacacaaattattGCCCTGGCTATATAAgttaataattttcctttgacctcatgcatttaaattatttgagatcTTCTAATCAAGTCAGTATCCAAATAAATTGTGCCAACAAAATCTTATGCATCAGTGATCCCTATTTTTGAGGCTAAGACTTGAAATTAATGATGATATAAATTGCCTATAGCACCATTATCTTGGATTATAAGCTCATCAGGATTTAAGTCAGGTTaccaaataatttccaaattcaGGGCCTGGAAAATTTATTGACCTCACCCTACTTATGTTTGTCTTTTCTGGCATCAACTATATTCACagactaagaaaataaacatgtgcCATGGTTAAGAAACCCAGAATACTTTCttctgtgggaaaaaaagaaaaaacaaaacatattctaTATACACAACTTATTTCATACTCATTATCCAAActtaggatggctataatttcTACTGGGTTTGCCATGTTTCTATGAGGCTGACGCTAATGGTAGGCTCCTACCAAACAGAGTATTACTTACTTTTGGGTCCATCTATACTTTTTGAATACTTTCATAAAAACTTACATGGCagactttagagaaaaaaaagaggtactGGAAATTTAGCAAAAGGAGGGCATTCTAGATTTTGCTGCTTGAGTCAGGAATTTGTGatacacatataaaaaaagaacaactaatGAATATGAGAGAAAACCAAATTCCCAGGTACTTGAGACCTTCAGAAATCACTACTATAAGCCAAAGTCTTATAACAATAAC
Encoded here:
- the SNW1 gene encoding SNW domain-containing protein 1, which produces MALTSFLPAPTQLSQDQLEAEEKARSQRSRQTSLVSSRREPPPYGYRKGWIPRLLEDFGDGGAFPEIHVAQYPLDMGRKKKMSNALAIQVDAEGKIKYDAIARQGQSKDKVIYSKYTDLVPKEVMNADDPDLQRPDEEAIKEITEKTRVALEKSVSQKVAAAMPVRAADKLAPAQYIRYTPSQQGVAFNSGAKQRVIRMVEMQKDPMEPPRFKINKKIPRGPPSPPAPVMHSPSRKMTVKEQQEWKIPPCISNWKNAKGYTIPLDKRLAADGRGLQTVHINENFAKLAEALYIADRKAREAVEMRAQVERKMAQKEKEKHEEKLREMAQKARERRAGIKTHVEKEDGEARERDEIRHDRRKERQHDRNLSRAAPDKRSKLQRNENRDISEVIALGVPNPRTSNEVQYDQRLFNQSKGMDSGFAGGEDEIYNVYDQAWRGGKDMAQNIYRPSKNLDKDMYGDDLEARIKTNRFVPDKEFSGSDRRQRGREGPVQFEEDPFGLDKFLEEAKQHGGSKRPSDSSRPKEHEHEGKKRRKE